Proteins co-encoded in one Anopheles moucheti chromosome X, idAnoMoucSN_F20_07, whole genome shotgun sequence genomic window:
- the LOC128306415 gene encoding obg-like ATPase 1, translating to MPPKKLAEPEIKPLIGRIGTNLRIGIVGVPNVGKSTFFNVLTKSAAPAENFPFCTIDPNESRVPVPDARYDYLCEYHKPASKVPAYLNVVDIAGLVKGAAEGQGLGNAFLSHINACDAIFHLCRAFDDPDVTHVEGEVDPVRDLSIISEELRLKDEEKLMINLDKLEKLVTRGGDKKSKPEYETLLKIKDVIVDEKKHIRFADWSAHDIEVLNKYLFLTSKPCIYLVNLSDKDFIRKKNKWLPKIKEWIDKNDPGAPIIPFSGAYEHQLAELETDADRKAYEEEHKCVSVLDKIITTGYKALQLEYFFTAGPDEVKAWTIQKGTKAPQAAGRIHTDFEKGFIMAEVMHFGDFKEEGTEAAAKAAGKYRQQGRNYVVEDGDIIFFKFNAGAGLKDAKKK from the exons ATGCCACCGAAGAAATTAGCCGAACCAGAAATTAAGCCTTTGATCGGGCGCATCGGAACGAACCTTCGCATCGGCATCGTTGGCGTACCGAACGTGGGCAAATCAACGTTCTTCAACGTACTAACGAAGAGTGCCGCACCAGCAGAAAATTTCCCTTTCTGCACGATCGATCCTAACGAGAGCAG AGTTCCAGTGCCCGATGCTAGATATGATTATCTGTGCGAATATCATAAGCCTGCAAG TAAGGTGCCTGCGTACCTGAATGTGGTGGATATTGCCGGTCTGGTGAAAGGTGCTGCCGAGGGACAAGGTCTTGGCAATGCATTCCTCTCGCACATCAACGCATGCGATGCCATTTTCCATCTGTGCC GTGCGTTTGACGATCCGGACGTGACACACGTGGAGGGCGAGGTGGATCCGGTACGCGATTTGTCCATCATCAGCGAGGAGctgcgtttgaaggacgaggAAAAGCTGATGATTAACCTTGACAAGCTGGAGAAGCTGGTCACGCGCGGCGGTGACAAGAAAAGCAAGCCGGAATAT GAAACTTTGTTGAAAATCAAAGACGTTATAGTTGACGAGAAGAAACACATCCGGTTCGCTGACTGGAGCGCGCACGACATCGAGGTACTAAACAAATACCTCTTCCTGACGTCCAAACCGTGCATCTATCTCGTCAACCTTTCGGACAAGGACTTTATACGCAAGAAGAACAAGTGGCTGCCGAAGATCAAGGAGTGGATCGACAAGAACGATCCAGGCGCACCGATAATCCCCTTTTCCGGTGCGTACGAACATCAGCTGGCCGAGTTGGAAACGGACGCCGACCGCAAAGCGTACGAGGAGGAGCACAAATGTGTCTCGGTGCTGGACAAAATTATCACCACCGGCTACAAGGCGCTACAGCTCGAGTACTTCTTCACCGCCGGCCCAGACGAGGTGAAGGCGTGGACGATTCAGAAGGGTACGAAGGCACCGCAGGCGGCGGGTCGCATTCACACTGACTTCGAGAAAGGTTTCATCATGGCGGAAGTGATGCATTTCGGCGACTTTAAGGAGGAGGGCACCGAGGCAGCGGCAAAGGCCGCCGGCAAGTACCGGCAGCAGGGCCGTAACTACGTCGTTGAGGATGGCGATATCATCTTCTTTAAGTTTAATGCCGGTGCCGGGCTGAAAGATGCGAAGAAAAAGTGA